The following proteins come from a genomic window of Crassostrea angulata isolate pt1a10 chromosome 1, ASM2561291v2, whole genome shotgun sequence:
- the LOC128164579 gene encoding uncharacterized protein LOC128164579, with protein sequence MSQTSELLSDDDTASGVTYSDKYPYTASSGGSDREERGKLERQHTEISELSDDSYLTYQPLLPNDTEGGGALGGENPAADNEEIQCSCDSCREEAMRATYGNQDVIVEEGECLCENCVKSRQYIQYERTNKALDHSHPENVSSARTAQWRAGQAHWTGISFSDDDIEIMADTDYYHDKNVFYIDPSVARSLLSEFLVRDTPRRSDLHIHMDTRTKRQKFVARAVMIVSMTMFTVSALLVMVSLIMSDKIDDLVRGNNNLLHKPMLSSTPISIVTNLTDVITNVTRGQG encoded by the exons ATGAGTCAAACCAGCGAGTTACTGTCTGACGACGATACCGCCAGCGGTGTGACGTACTCCGACAAGTACCCGTATACAGCGTCATCAGGAGGCTCCGATCGGGAGGAGCGCGGGAAACTGGAGAGACAACACACGGAAATCTCGGAATTATCAGACGACAGTTATTTAACGTATCAACCTCTTCTACCAAACGACACCGAGGGGGGAGGCGCACTCGGTGGTGAAAACCCAGCGGCTGATAATGAAGAAATACAGTGCAGTTGTGATAGTTGCCGCGAAGAAGCTATGCGAGCAACGTACGGAAACCAAGACGTTATCGTGGAGGAGGGTGAGTGCTTGTGTGAAAACTGTGTCAAATCTCGACAATACATTCAGTATGAGAGAACGAACAAAGCTTTGGACCACAGTCATCCAGAGAACGTGAGCAGTGCTCGGACAGCTCAGTGGCGAGCGGGACAGGCCCACTGGACCGGGATCAGCTTCTCTGATGATGACATCGAAATCATGGCCGACACCGACTACTACCAcgataaaaatgtgttttatattgACCCATCAGTGGCCAGAAGTTTACTGAGTGAGTTTTTAGTGAGAGACACCCCGAGGAGGTCTGATCTACATATTCATATGGACACTCGGACCAAGCGACAGAAATTCGTAGCACGCGCCGTGATGATAGTTTCCATGACAATGTTCACGGTCAGCGCCCTCTTGGTAATGGTTTCCCTGATCATGTCCGACAAGATAGATGATCTAG TAAGAGGAAATAACAATCTTCTCCACAAGCCAATGCTTTCCAGCACGCCCATATCCATAGTAACAAACCTTACTGACGTCATCACGAACGTCACCAGAGGACAGGGTTGA